From the Sebastes umbrosus isolate fSebUmb1 chromosome 2, fSebUmb1.pri, whole genome shotgun sequence genome, one window contains:
- the efcab2 gene encoding dynein regulatory complex protein 8: protein MENKQNAEVIVSDLHKKIKAAFEAFDYESNSTVDVREIGTIIYSLGCFPTQADIHDLIAEIGEDHTGCIHLDKFLPAMTRVMLEHKFPPITEDLLLQAFEVLDKEKKGYLEPEELTKYMTQEGELFNQEEMEEMLTALADPDKNLIYYKDLISQLTIDSNI, encoded by the exons ATGGAGAACAAGCAAAATGCAG AGGTCATAGTATCAGATCTCCACAAGAAGATTAAAGCAGCTTTTGAGGCGTTTGACTACGAGTCCAACAGCACAGTGGATGTCAG GGAGATTGGCACCATCATCTACTCCCTGGGTTGCTTCCCCACTCAGGCAGACATACATGACTTAATAGCTGAG ATTGGAGAGGACCACACAGGATGCATCCATCTGGACAAGTTCCTCCCAGCCATGACCAGAGTGATGCTGGAGCACAA GTTCCCTCCCATCACAGAGGACCTTCTGCTTCAGGCCTTTGAG GTCCtggacaaagaaaagaaagggtACCTGGAGCCTGAGGAGCTGACAAAGTACATGACACAGGAAG GTGAGCTGTTCAatcaggaggagatggaggagatgcTGACGGCGCTCGCTGACCCTGACAAGAACCTCATCTATTATAAAGACTTAATCAGCCAGCTGACCATCGACTCTAACATTTAG
- the pcsk6 gene encoding proprotein convertase subtilisin/kexin type 6 encodes MTLFLLFMVLTVETISPSVVSGSVYTNHWAVRITGGQEQADRIAAKYGYINFGQIGSLEDHYHFHHSRVVRRAAFSLKGPHSFIHMDPKVDWAQQQVVKQRVKRFAQSDPTFIHFNDPKWSNMWYIHCNDKSGSCHSEMNILAAWQRGYTGKNVVVTILDDGIERNHPDLAQNYDHLASYDVNGNDHDPTPRYDSRNENIHGTRCAGEVAAAANNSHCIVGVAYNAHIGGIRMLDGDVTDLVEAKSLGIRPDYIDIYSASWGPKDDGKTVDGPGLLTKQAFERGIKKGRKGLGSIFVWASGNGGRQGDHCSCDGYTSSIYTISISSTTENGNKPWYLEACSSIMATTYSSGEFNERKIVTTDLRHRCTDGHTGTSVSAPIVAGIIALALEANLLLTWRDVQHLLAKTSRTVHLKADDWKTNAAGLRVSHLYGFGLVDAEAMVLEASKWRTVPPQHICSHVPERRTRYIHAGQSLNSSVTTSGCSEEAKQHVAHLEHVVVKVLLVHPRRGDVEINLISPSGTRSQLLAKRLFDSSNEGFRNWEFMTVHFWGERAEGTWTLEIVDTPSKLRNPEVLGNLKEWTLILHGTSQTPYQNCSTQHSRSRMLENPVPEEILEEPELEEEDEYHGPCHSECGDQGCDGPDTDHCLNCVHFSSGSLKSGRACVSHCPGGHYEDVASRRCRRCYKGCEGCVGRSAVECLSCRRGLYLNTLNSSCIDTCPPGYFADENQRQCLKCHDTCMRCLRYADRCTACTEGYRLAGMTCVPECTNGTFFHVEEMTCSPCHSSCRTCTGPGKEECIQCVEGYLQQEWRCVQACIPGYYSAEAAGVPHKMCHRCEENCLNCSGPGTTCIKCKEGYSLVSRTCIVNASCNNADEAFCEMVKSNRLCEKKLYRQFCCRTCLMNG; translated from the exons ATGACTTTGTTCTTGCTTTTCATGGTATTAACTGTAGAAACCATTAGTCCATCAGTGGTGTCGGGGAGCGTTTATACAAACCACTGGGCCGTGAGGATCACAGGAGGTCAGGAACAAGCTGATAGGATCGCAGCAAAATATGGATATATCAATTTTGGACAG ATAGGAAGTCTGGAGGACCATTACCATTTCCACCACAGCAGAGTGGTTCGCAGAGCTGCGTTCTCTTTGAAGGGCCCGCACAGCTTCATCCATATGGATCCTAAG GTGGACTGGGCTCAGCAGCAGGTAGTAAAACAAAGAGTAAAGAGGTTTGCCCAAAGTGACCCAACCTTCATTCATTTCAACGACCCCAAATGGTCCAACATGTGGTACATT CACTGCAACGATAAGAGTGGCAGCTGTCACTCGGAGATGAACATCCTGGCGGCCTGGCAGAGGGGCTACACCGGCAAGAACGTGGTGGTCACCATATTGGACGACGGCATCGAGAGGAACCACCCTGATCTGGCTCAGAACTAC GACCATCTAGCAAGTTATGATGTCAATGGGAATGACCACGACCCGACACCACGTTATGACTCCCGCAATGAAAACAT ACATGGAACTCGGTGCGCAGGTGAAGTTGCAGCAGCGGCCAATAACTCCCATTGTATCGTCGGGGTTGCCTATAATGCTCACATTGGAG GGATTCGGATGCTGGATGGTGATGTGACTGATTTGGTAGAGGCCAAGTCCCTGGGAATCCGACCTGACTACATCGACATCTACAGCGCCAGCTGGGGACCAAAAGACGACGGCAAGACAGTGGACGGCCCAGGGCTGCTGACTAAGCAGGCTTTTGAGCGAGGCATCAAGAAG GGACGCAAAGGCTTGGGGTCCATTTTTGTCTGGGCGTCAGGAAACGGTGGTCGGCAGGGCGATCACTGTTCATGTGACGGTTACACCAGCAGCATCTAcaccatctccatctccagcaCCACAGAGAACGGAAACAAGCCCTGGTACCTGGAGGCCTGCAGCTCCATCATGGCCACGACATACAGCAGTGGAGAGTTCAACGAGAGGAAGATT GTAACCACCGACCTCCGGCACCGCTGCACCGACGGTCACACCGGCACTTCTGTCTCTGCTCCCATTGTGGCTGGAATCATAGCTCTCGCCCTGGAGGCCAA CCTTTTGCTGACATGGAGGGATGTGCAGCACCTTCTGGCGAAGACCTCCAGAACGGTCCACCTGAAAGCCGATGACTGGAAGACCAACGCTGCGGGACTCAGAG TCAGCCACCTGTATGGGTTTGGCCTGGTGGATGCAGAGGCCATGGTGCTGGAGGCTTCCAAGTGGAGGACGGTTCCTCCTCAGCACATCTGCAGTCACGTGCCTGAGCGACGCACCAG GTACATCCATGCTGGCCAGAGTCTGAACAGCAGCGTCACCACCTCTGGGTGTTCAGAAGAAGCCAAGCAGCACGTGGCTCACCTGGAGCACGTGGTGGTCAAGGTCCTGCTCGTCCACCCACGACGGGGAGACGTGGAGATCAACCTCATCTCTCCATCTGGGACCAGATCACAGCTACTGGCCAAGAG GTTGTTTGACAGCTCTAATGAGGGCTTCAGGAACTGGGAGTTCATGACGGTTCATTTCTGGGGCGAGAGGGCAGAGGGCACGTGGACTCTGGAGATTGTTGACACACCATCAAAGCTACGCAACCCTGAGGTGCTGG GCAACCTAAAAGAATGGACACTGATCCTTCATGGCACGTCTCAGACGCCGTACCAGAACTGCAGTACTCAGCACTCCCGTTCAAGGATGCTGGAGAACCCGGTCCCAGAGGAGATCCTGGAGGAgccagagctggaggaggaagatgagtaCCATG GACCGTGCCACAGTGAGTGTGGAGACCAGGGCTGTGACGGACCAGATACTGACCACTGCCTCAACTGTGTCCACTTCAGCTCAGGCAGCTTGAAAAGTGGCAG AGCCTGTGTGAGCCACTGTCCAGGGGGACACTACGAGGACGTAGCGTCTCGTCGCTGTAGACGCTGCTATAAAGGCTGCGAGGGATGTGTCGGCCGATCGGCCGTCGAATGTCTCTCCTGTCGAAGAGGCCTTTACCTCAACACACTCAACTCCAGCTGCATCGATACCTGTCCCCCAGGTTACTTTGCTGATGAGA ATCAGAGACAGTGTCTGAAGTGTCATGACACCTGTATGAGATGCCTGAGGTATGCGGACAGATGCACTGCCTGCACCGAAGGCTACAG GTTGGCAGGGATGACTTGTGTTCCTGAATGCACCAATGGGACCTTTTTCCACGTGGAAGAGATGACCTGCAGCCCGTGCCATTCCTCTTGTAGGACTTGTACAG GGCCGGGTAAGGAGGAGTGTATCCAGTGTGTTGAAGGCTACCTGCAGCAGGAGTGGAGGTGTGTGCAGGCCTGTATTCCTGGCTACTACTCTGCAGAGGCAGCAGGAGTCCCTCATAAGATGTGTCACAG GTGTGAGGAAAACTGTCTGAACTGCAGTGGCCCTGGAACTACTTGCATCAAATGCAAAGAGGGTTACAGTCTGGTCAGCAGGACTTGTATTGTGAACGCGTCCTGTAATAACG CGGATGAGGCGTTCTGTGAGATGGTCAAGTCCAACCGTCTCTGTGAGAAGAAGCTGTACCGTCAGTTCTGCTGCCGGACCTGTCTGATGAACGGATGA
- the rwdd3 gene encoding RWD domain-containing protein 3 isoform X1, with translation MMSEAALEEVSVLSSIYCREGEFRLLQSAQDGLTVQINSTVGGGERGLDVRLLFHLHPRYPSCPPAISVSSTSLSRTQCHDIRQKLQDQAAALPPEPMVHQLVEWLQQCVEVTESCRGGEDEEGKDRETEEEWTAVLSLDHIRSRSRYVGLLERWTQQLQLTGRLLLGRTILVILQGARPNIKEFCRLLKTVKVDVDSSGKKCKERMMKVLIESPSSSSCGHGLQGFGVKNYESLPELTAAFQEINMTELYQQILPSLRD, from the exons ATGATGTCTGAAGCAGCTTTAGAGGAAGTTTCTGTTTTATCCTCCATCTACTGCAGAGAAGGAGAGTTCAGACTCCTCCAGTCTG CTCAGGATGGGCTCACGGTCCAGATCAACAGCACCgttggaggaggagaaagagggctGGACGTGAGACTGCTGTTCCATTTGCACCCCCGCTACCCTTCCTGTCCCCCCGCCATCTCCGTCTCCTCCACCAGCCTCTCTAGGACTCAGTGTCACGACATCAGACAGAAGCTGCAGGATCAAGCTGCAGCTCTACCACCGGAACCGATGGTGCATCAGCTAGTGGAGTGGTTGCAG CAGTGTGTGGAGGtgacagagagctgcagaggtggcgaggatgaggaggggaaagacagagaaacagaggaggagTGGACGGCGGTGCTGTCGTTGGATCATATCCGATCTCGAAGTCGTTACGTCGGTCTGCTGGAGCGCTGGAcccagcagctgcagctcacTGGGAGGTTATTACTGGGACGAACTATACTGGTTATTCTGCAGGGAGCCAGACCCAACATCAAG GAGTTTTGCCGCCTTTTGAAGACGGTGAAGGTGGATGTGGATTCTTCAGGCAAGAAATGCAAAGAGAGGATGATGAAGGTTCTCATCGAAAGCCCTTCGTCTTCCTCCTGTGGACACGG tctccaGGGGTTTGGAGTGAAGAACTACGAGTCGTTGCCAGAGCTGACCGCGGCCTTCCAGGAAATCAACATGACTGAGCTTTACCAGCAGATCCTGCCGTCATTAAGGGACTGA
- the rwdd3 gene encoding RWD domain-containing protein 3 isoform X2, producing the protein MMSEAALEEVSVLSSIYCREGEFRLLQSAQDGLTVQINSTVGGGERGLDVRLLFHLHPRYPSCPPAISVSSTSLSRTQCHDIRQKLQDQAAALPPEPMVHQLVEWLQCVEVTESCRGGEDEEGKDRETEEEWTAVLSLDHIRSRSRYVGLLERWTQQLQLTGRLLLGRTILVILQGARPNIKEFCRLLKTVKVDVDSSGKKCKERMMKVLIESPSSSSCGHGLQGFGVKNYESLPELTAAFQEINMTELYQQILPSLRD; encoded by the exons ATGATGTCTGAAGCAGCTTTAGAGGAAGTTTCTGTTTTATCCTCCATCTACTGCAGAGAAGGAGAGTTCAGACTCCTCCAGTCTG CTCAGGATGGGCTCACGGTCCAGATCAACAGCACCgttggaggaggagaaagagggctGGACGTGAGACTGCTGTTCCATTTGCACCCCCGCTACCCTTCCTGTCCCCCCGCCATCTCCGTCTCCTCCACCAGCCTCTCTAGGACTCAGTGTCACGACATCAGACAGAAGCTGCAGGATCAAGCTGCAGCTCTACCACCGGAACCGATGGTGCATCAGCTAGTGGAGTGGTTGCAG TGTGTGGAGGtgacagagagctgcagaggtggcgaggatgaggaggggaaagacagagaaacagaggaggagTGGACGGCGGTGCTGTCGTTGGATCATATCCGATCTCGAAGTCGTTACGTCGGTCTGCTGGAGCGCTGGAcccagcagctgcagctcacTGGGAGGTTATTACTGGGACGAACTATACTGGTTATTCTGCAGGGAGCCAGACCCAACATCAAG GAGTTTTGCCGCCTTTTGAAGACGGTGAAGGTGGATGTGGATTCTTCAGGCAAGAAATGCAAAGAGAGGATGATGAAGGTTCTCATCGAAAGCCCTTCGTCTTCCTCCTGTGGACACGG tctccaGGGGTTTGGAGTGAAGAACTACGAGTCGTTGCCAGAGCTGACCGCGGCCTTCCAGGAAATCAACATGACTGAGCTTTACCAGCAGATCCTGCCGTCATTAAGGGACTGA